The DNA window CCGAACCCTGTCGAGCACGAGATTGACGGCCACGCCCACCGCCAAAAATGTCACCAAAAACATCGCCAAAGATATCACCGAAGTCTGCCCCTTGACCGTGGCCACCGCCACGATTGGGATCAACGCCTGCATGGCCATATTGATCGTAAGCAGCACGTTTTCGAGAATCTGTTAGGATTTCATGAGCTTCTTGTGCTTCTTTAAACTTTTCTTCCATGCCCTTGTCGCCCTGAGTGCGGTCAGGGTGGTATTTCATGGCGAGCTTCTTATAGGCTTTCTTGATAGTGCGCTCTTCGGCACCGCGTTCTACGCCTAATACCTCGTAATAGTCTCGTTTGGACATAAGATCAAAATTTCCTGCATTGTTTTTCTTTGTTTTATAAAGGCTCTTTAGGCCATCATTCTGAATTCAACTTCGTGTTTAAAAGTTCTTATAAAACAACAAATTAATATAAAGTAGTTGAGCTTGAATACAAACAAGGCGCAATCTGAATTTATCAGTTGCGCCCAGTATGTTAATCAGTGAATTAACAGCAATTATTTTTTGTCGTCTTTCACTTCTTCAAACTCAGCATCAACAACATCGTCGTCAGCTTTTCCAGACTTTGTTTCACCACCTTCTGGAGCGCCTTGGCCTTCTGCCGCGGCTTTCGCTTGAGCAATTTCCATTAGCTTTGAAGACGCTTCCATCAACGCTTGAGTCTTAGCTTCGATTTCCGCTTTGTCATCGCCTTTACGAGCAGTTTCTAGGGCATCTAGTGCTTCTTCGATCGTTTTCTTGTCTTCTTCCGGCAACGCATCGCCAGCTTCTTCAATTTGCGTTCGAGTTCCGTGTATCATGCCGTCAGCTTGGTTACGAGCCTGCACCAATTCTTCAAATTTGGCATCCGCTTCTTTATTAGCTACAGCGTCTTGCACCATTTGCTCGATTTCTTCATCGCTCAAACCGGAGTTAGCTTTGATGGTAATCTTTTGCTCTTTACCTGTGTCTTTGTCTTTTGCTGAAACATGCAAAATGCCGTCTGCATCAATGTCGAATGTAACTTCGATTTGAGGTGCGCCGCGCGTTGCTGGGCGTATACCCTCTAGGTTAAATTGTCCTAGCGACTTGTTCCCTGATGCTTGCTTACGCTCACCTTGAAGAACATGAACCGTTACAGCAGATTGGTTATCTTCAGCCGTTGAGAACGTTTGCGACTTTTTCGTCGGTACCGTAGTATTTTTTTCAATTAGCGTTGTCATAACACCGCCCATCGTCTCAATACCTAATGAGAGAGGAGAAACGTCGAGTAGCAATACGTCTTTCACATCACCTGACAATACGCCGCCTTGGATCGCAGCACCAACAGCAACCGCTTCATCTGGGTTGACATCTTTACGTGGCTCCTTGCCGAAGAACTCAGTTACGTACTTCTGGACCAGTGGCATACGTGTTTGACCACCAACGAGGATAATATCGTTGATATCACTCACTGATAAATCAGAATCCTTTAAGGCCTGCTTTAACGGTTCAAGTGATTTCTTAACTAAATCTTCAACCAATGACTCTAATTTTGCACGAGTTACTTTAATCGCTAAATGCTTAGGACCAGAAGCATCAGCGGTAATGTAAGGCAAGTTAACTTCTGTTTGTTGTGCAGAAGACAGTTCAATTTTTGCTTTCTCGCCAGCTTCTTTTAAACGCTGCATCGCTAACGGGTCTTTACGTAAATCGAAACCTTGATCTTTCTTAAATTCTTCAACCAAGTAATTGATCATGCGGTTATCAAAGTCTTCCCCACCTAAGTGAGTATCACCGTTGGTCGCCAATACTTCAAAAGTGTGCTCGCCATCTGCATCATCAATTTCAATGATTGAAATATCAAACGTACCGCCACCTAAATCGTATACCGCAACAACGCTGTCGCCTTTCTTCTTGTCCATACCGTATGCAAGAGCGGCCGCAGTTGGCTCGTTAATAATACGTTTCACTTCCAACCCTGCAATTCGACCCGCATCTTTCGTTGCTTGGCGTTGTGCATCATTGAAGTAAGCTGGAACAGTAATGACAGCTGCAGTGACTTCTTCACCTAGGTAATCTTCCGCAGTTTTTTTCATCTTTTTCAAAATTTCTGCAGAAATCTGTGGTGGAGCCATTTTTTCACCGTTTGCTTGAACCCAAGCGTCGCCATTATCAGCTTTGATAATTTTGAAAGGCATGATGTCAATATCGCGCTGCACTTCTTCGTCTTCGAAACGACGGCCGATTAAACGTTTAATCGCGTAAAGTGTATTTTCTGGGTTTGTCACAGCTTGGCGCTTTGCTGGTTGACCAACAAGCGTCTCACCTTCTGAGCTGTAAGCGATGATTGAAGGTGTAGTACGATCACCCTCTGAGTTTTCAATAACTTTTGCCTTGTCGCCGTCTAGCACTGCGACACATGAATTTGTTGTACCTAAGTCGATACCAATGATTCTACCCATTTGTGTGTCTCCAAAATATGTTTTTGCGTTTTGCATTACTGCGTGTTGCATTACCGCGTTATGCGTTTCTGCGTCTTGCAATAATAAGTGGGGCTAATACCCCTGTTTTCAATATGTGTTTTAAAAAAAATTTCATTTTTTTATTTTCGCGCCTCACCATTGAGGTGCAACTTTCGACGAACTACACCTGCGTGTCTACACCGCCGCTAGCGGCGCGCGAGACCATTACCATAGCCGGGCGCAACAAGCGTCCGTTTAAGGTATAGCCCTTTTGCATAACCGCCATTACTGAATTCGGTGCAAACTCAGTAGTTTCCTGCATAGACATTGCCTGGTGTAACTCTGGATTGAACGTTTCGCCTTGCGGGTCAACTATTTCCATCCCAAATTTTTCAACAATACTGATGAATGATTTAAGCGTTAAATCAACACCTTCTATGACGGGTTTTATCGCTTCATTTTCAACATCAGCTACTTGGATAGCGCGTTCTAAATTGTCAAGAACGGGTAATAGTTCACCAGCGAATCTCTCTAACGCGAATTTTCTTGCTTTATCTACTTCTTGCTCAGCACGGCGTCTAGCATTTTCCATATCTGCTCTAGCACGCAATACCGCGTCTTTCTGTCCTTCTATCGTGCTATTAGCTACTTCAAGCGCAGCTTCAAGCTGAGCAATGCGCGCGACATTTTCATCTTCGTTCATTGCTTGCTCTAATTCATCAGCTGTCATTGGCTGTTCATCATCATTCACCAATTCACCTTCGACGACATGTTCATTTACCGGTTTATTCTGTTCATCACTCATTGCATTCTCCGCGGACCTTTCACTTACTTAGTTCTTTTTGGTCATGACACCAATTCGCTTACATGGCCTTTTAATGGGGTTGCTTTTAGAGGCTTCAAGGGAAAATAGAAGATTAAATACATTTTTTTTATTTTGTCGGGCAGATAACGAAAGTCTGATACCTTTTTTATAAAAAAGGCATTAACCTAGCGCTTTGATGTTGTTCTATTTGCTTTATTGTTTTAGCAGGGGTTTTACTTGTTTTCGATATACACCGTTGGCCTAATCACGCTTGTTTATTTAGGTGTCCTCTTTGCTATTGCATTTTATGGGAATAAAAAACGCGCAGCATCTCCCATCATATATTCTTTGGCTCTTGGAATTCACTGCACCTCTTGGGCATTTTTCGGTACAACGACGCAAGCAACTCAGTTTGGTTGGGCATTTGTTCCTACGTACCTAGGCGTTATTATCGTCATGCTGTTTGCTTTTCCTGTTATCTGCAAAATTGCAAAATTGTGTAGGCAGCACAATATCAGTTCACTAGCCGACTTTATAGGCATGCGCTATCAACACAGTCATATAATTGCAGGTATGATCACATTGATATGTTTTATCGGTGTTGTCCCCTATATCGCCCTGCAACTTGATGCTATTACTCTAATGCTGAACTTGATGACAAAAGATAGTCAGAGTTTAACGCCCAGCATCGGCTTTTATGTCGTTGGCTTAATGGCCTTGTTCGCTATCATTTTCGGCACAAGAACCCTTGATTTAACTGAAAAGCACACTGGTCTGATGTACACCATCGCGTTTGAATCACTCGCAAAATTAATCGGATTGCTTATCGTTGGACTGTACGTTTGCTATAGCTTATTCGATGGTGTCTTTGACCTCTTAATTGAAGCATCAAAGAATGAAGCTAGCATGCAAATATTGCAATCTGACTTTTCTATTTGGGTTTTTGCGAGTCATGTCTTATTGGGTGTCTGCGCCATGTTTTGCTTGCCCCGCCAATTTCACATCGCGTTCATTGAAAATAATAACGAAAACGAATTACTACTGGCTAGATGGCTATTTCCATTGTTTTTA is part of the Glaciecola nitratireducens FR1064 genome and encodes:
- the dnaK gene encoding molecular chaperone DnaK, which encodes MGRIIGIDLGTTNSCVAVLDGDKAKVIENSEGDRTTPSIIAYSSEGETLVGQPAKRQAVTNPENTLYAIKRLIGRRFEDEEVQRDIDIMPFKIIKADNGDAWVQANGEKMAPPQISAEILKKMKKTAEDYLGEEVTAAVITVPAYFNDAQRQATKDAGRIAGLEVKRIINEPTAAALAYGMDKKKGDSVVAVYDLGGGTFDISIIEIDDADGEHTFEVLATNGDTHLGGEDFDNRMINYLVEEFKKDQGFDLRKDPLAMQRLKEAGEKAKIELSSAQQTEVNLPYITADASGPKHLAIKVTRAKLESLVEDLVKKSLEPLKQALKDSDLSVSDINDIILVGGQTRMPLVQKYVTEFFGKEPRKDVNPDEAVAVGAAIQGGVLSGDVKDVLLLDVSPLSLGIETMGGVMTTLIEKNTTVPTKKSQTFSTAEDNQSAVTVHVLQGERKQASGNKSLGQFNLEGIRPATRGAPQIEVTFDIDADGILHVSAKDKDTGKEQKITIKANSGLSDEEIEQMVQDAVANKEADAKFEELVQARNQADGMIHGTRTQIEEAGDALPEEDKKTIEEALDALETARKGDDKAEIEAKTQALMEASSKLMEIAQAKAAAEGQGAPEGGETKSGKADDDVVDAEFEEVKDDKK
- the grpE gene encoding nucleotide exchange factor GrpE; amino-acid sequence: MSDEQNKPVNEHVVEGELVNDDEQPMTADELEQAMNEDENVARIAQLEAALEVANSTIEGQKDAVLRARADMENARRRAEQEVDKARKFALERFAGELLPVLDNLERAIQVADVENEAIKPVIEGVDLTLKSFISIVEKFGMEIVDPQGETFNPELHQAMSMQETTEFAPNSVMAVMQKGYTLNGRLLRPAMVMVSRAASGGVDTQV